The Deltaproteobacteria bacterium genome includes the window GGATAGGGCTATATTGGAAGAGCTTGGAGATCCCCTGGTCCATATCCTGAGGAATGCAGTGGATCACGGTATTGAGGACGCAAAGGAACGGCAAAAAACCGGCAAGCCTCCGGTTGGAACCATAACTATCAGTATCTCCCGTGAAAGGGACATGGTCTATGTTAATATAGTGGACGATGGCCGGGGCATGAACCTGGAAAAAATAAGGTCCAAGGCTGTCGACAAAGAGATCATCTCAGAGGAACAGGCCAGGGTGATGAGCGAGGAGGAAACGGTAATGCTTATCTGCCGGCCGGGTTTCTCTACAGCCGATGAGGTTACGGATGTGTCGGGCCGGGGCGTCGGAATGGATGTTGTCCAGGCTGTGGTAGAATCCCTCGGGGGTACCCTTTCCATTGAGAGTACCAGCGGCGCAGGGAGCAGGTTCACCCTTAAGCTTCCCCTGACTGTCGCCATCGTGAAGATGCTCCTGATCCAGGCTCAGGAGCATATCTTTGCAATACCTATTACTCGGGTGGTCCGCACCACAAGAATCGCAAGGGAAGATGTGAAGGAGAGCCAGAGCCGTTTTTATCTTACCTTTGATGAAGATCTCATTCCGCTTTACTTTCTCAGAAAGATGCTGTCTCTTCCCAACTCTCATAACGGCAATGATCTTCTCACTGTGGTCATAGTGGAGGTTACAAACAGGATGGTTGGGATTGCGGTGGACGGGGTGTCGGGGCAGGCGGATATCGTTGTTAAACCGCTCTGCTATCCTCTCGATCGCCTTGTGGGATATTCCGGTATGACCGTTCTGGGTAACGGGATGATCGTTCCCGTTCTTGATCTCGGCAATCTTCTCTAAAAATGGGCGATAACATAGATAGCCATTCCTCCCTTACCCGGAAGGAAATCAGCACAATCAGAGAGATATGTTCCATAGCCGCCGCCCAGGCAGCCGGTGCCCTGTCGGAATTGATGGATATCGGCGTGACCATGTCGGTTCCCGAGCTGCACGTCCTTTCCCTGAATGGTATCCCATCCCTGTTTGGGGAGATGGATGCCTCCGCCGTGGGGGTGCTTATCCCCTTCCATGGAGATGTACAGGGAAATATTCTGTTCCTGTTTCCGGATGAGGGGGCTGGAGAACTGACAAGAATCCTGTTTCCCGAAGGGAGTGTGGAGAACGGGGAATTGGTGGATTCGGCCTTCAGGGAAATCGGCAACATACTGTCCGGGGTGTTTCTGACGATCCTTTCCCGGCTTTCGGGGCGAATCATCCTCAACCTCCCCCCGATCCTTGCCAGGGATATGGCGGGGGCGCTTCTGGACACCATCCTGGCGGAAATAGGTTCCACGTCCAATAGGATAATGGCCCTAGCATCGAGCATGAAGGACAGCTCCGATAACCATCTGGTGAAAGTGGTCATTATCCCGGACCCTAAGGGCATTGATCTTTTTCTCGAAGCGGGAAAAAGGTTGATGGAGTTGCAGAAGGTCCCTCAAGGGGGGGTTGAATGAAAAAAAACTCCCCCGGCAGGGGTGGGTCCGGTTGATGGATTCGGTTGCCGTTGGTATCTCCGAGTATGCCATTGAAAAAGCTCCCGCGAAAATTATTACCTATGGCCTTGGTTCGTGTCTGGCAATAACACTCTACAGCAATAAGGACCTGATCGGGTCCATGGCCCATGTGATGCTCCCTGTGGCCTTTGGCGGTAATGATGTTCTTGTGCCCGGCAAATACGCTGACACTGCTGTGCTGGCAATGCTCAAGGGGATGAACGGGATGGGAGTTAACCCGCAGGACCTTGTGGCAAAGCTGGCCGGCGGGGCGGAGATGTTTCCAGGGGGTATTACCAGAAGAATCGGGGCCCGGAATGCTCTGTCTGCGCGAAAAACCCTCGGATTCTATGGTATAAAGATCTTGTCCGAGGATGCAGGGGGGAATTTGGGACGAAGCGTGGAGTTTTTTTTGGATTCGGGAGATCTGCTGGTAAGGACACTTAAGGGCGCCGTCGTAAGGATTTGAAACAATTAACAGGGTCGTAAAAAGTCATCCTTAATATAGGGTCGTAAAAAGTCCATGAATGGCTTTTTACTTAACGGAAAGCGAAAAGTGTCATTTTCACTTTCCTCACAAATCTTCGATTTGCGCGCCCCCAAGTGGGCGCGTTGATGACTTTTTGCAAAGTCATCATTATTTTAATCCGCAACCCTGCACCGAGATGGGGCAATTAATGAAAAGTTTAATTATATTGAAAGGTTACGGCTGAAAGCCCAGCCTGTTTTTCTTGACACCCCATCGGTCGCGTGTTAACTCTTAATCGAGATATGGGCAATGGACAATAAAAGCAAGTTTGGCGTTCGAATTTCAAGGTTGTTTCCACTCTGCCCTCTGGACTCTGGACTCTGGACTCTGGACTCCCCCGGCCTGAGCTTGCCGAAGGGCCGGCGACCGGGCGTTGAACCGATAAAGGGGATCAAATGGCCGGGTTGAAGATCCTTGTCATCGAGGATGACCAGTTTTTCCAGCAATATGTCAACGACCTCCTTCAGGGGTTTGACGTTGAACTTGTTAACGCCATGGATGGCGAGGAAGGGCTTCTCCTTGCCCAATCCGTGGAACCTGACCTGATCCTGACCGACATTGAGATTCCCAAAATCCAGGGCTTTGTCCTGTTGAACCAGTTAAAGGAGATGCCGCAGACAGCTGACGTCCCTGTGATTCTCATGTCAGGAAAGGTGGAAAGGGATCTTCTTGATAAGCATTCGCGGCTGAGTGTCCATGCTGACGGATATCTGCTAAAGCCCTTCTCCCTGGCTGAACTCCATGGAGCGATCACCAGAGTCATGGGGACGGATGCCCTGGCGGCATTCAAAGCTCCCGTCGATACTCCCACTGAACGATCTCTACCTGAGGCGCCCATCCCCGTCCAGAACCCTCCATTGGAAGGGGTCGGGATTCAGAAAAGGTCCAAACCGCTGGTCCTTGTGGTCGATGATTCCACTTACGTTCTAACGCAGGCAGGTGACCTCTTGAAGAACGCCGGGTTGGATGTCGATGTCGCCACGGACGGGGATGCCGGCCTGGCGAAGTGCCTGGAGGTCAGACCGGACATCGTTCTCCTGGATGTCCAGATGCCCAAAAGAAACGGTTTCGCCGTATGTGAGACGCTCAAGAAAAACCCGGATACGAGAACAATTCCAATCATACTCATGTCGGCAGTCGTCGATGGCGATTCATTTGAACGTCATTCCAAGCTGAAATACCATGCCGACGCCTATTTACAGAAGCCCTTCAAGAGGGCGGAGTTGCTGGACCTGGTTTTCGGGCACCTGGCCATGGATGCAGTGCCTGACGGTGTGCAGGACAAGACCGCGTTTGTTCTCCAGGAAGAAGGCGAATTCGCGGACGGGCAATCGGTGAAGGAAGGCCGGTTAGCCGGCCGGCTCGCGGAAAATGAGCGCAGACTCCAGGAGGCGATCAGGTCTCTGGAATCATATCGTTCCCGGGAGAAGGCTCTCCTGGAGGAAATTGATAACCTTCGCAGGGATAATGATCAACTGGGTGAAGAGCGGAAAGAGGAGCTTCGCCAACGGGACGATCGGAGAAGGCAGCTTGTGGAAAGAGCTACCCTTGCCGCAAGACGTGCTGAGGAGGCCGTCAGGGGAGCCGAGGAGATCAAGAACAGTAACCTGAAGCTGAAAATGGATCTGGAAGCCGCCCTGACGGCCAAGGCCGAAATAGAGGAACAGGCCAAGGCTGTGGTTGAGGGTATGAAGAAGAGTATGGGTGGTGAAAGCCTCGGTGATGACCTTGCTCGTCTTGGCAGGGAGAATATCGAGTTGGGGAGCCGTCTGGCGGAGGCAGAGGCTGGAGCAGCGGGCCTTGTGAAACTGCAATCCGATCTGGAACAGGTCAGGGAGGAAAACCGTGAGCTCAGGGAATCCATTTCCTCCATGTCGGACCGCACGGAATTGATGGAAGAAATAGCAGATTTCAAGGAGCAGTTGAATCTTGCCAATACCAGGGTCGCCGCCGGAAATGAGGAGAGACTTGGGCTTCAATCCACCATTGATTTGCTGAACATTGAGAAAGAAAAAATTCGGGAAGAGGGGGCGAGGACGGCTGAAAAGATAGCGGAGACCCTTAGGAAAGAGGTGGATTCCCTGAGAATGGCGGCAAAGGAAGCCGAGGAGATGCGGGCGCTCAATGGGAAATTGCGTGCCGAGGCAGAGAAACTCAGGCGATCCTCCGCGGTCCTGTCCGAAAGCCTGGAGCATGAACGTGAGAAACGGTCCATCGCTCAGAAGGAGGCCGAATTTGCCCGAAAGGAGTTGGAAGGTGCGCAGGAAGAAAGAAAACGCGCCGCCGCCCTGAAAAGAGAACTTGAGGAGAAGAAGGACAGGCTGGAGACATTGCAGGCTCAAAGCCGGATATTGGAAAAGGAGAACCGTCTTTTTCAAGAGCGCCTTCAGGCAAGTGTTCAATCAGGCGGCGTCCCACTTCAGATGGGGCAGGCCGGTGGTCAGGAGGACCTTCTTTCCAACCGATTAAACCAGTTGGAGCAGGTCCTCAGGCGAACCGTAGGTGATGCCCAAACCGCTCTCATGGATCAAAAAGGAAAGGAAAAGGGGCTTGAGGAGAAGATCAACACTCTTGTGAATACCCTTGAGGCTGAACGGGTAGAACATGGAAAGGACAGGGAGGAATGGCGCTCCCGTGAAATCGACCTCAAAAAAAGCATGGAGGATTTTTTTGAGGAGCGCAGCAGACTGATGGGGGAGGAATTGTCGCGTCTGTACCCCATTCCCGCCGCAAGAACACAGCGCCCCCTTGAGGTGGTTCGTCCAGGCCGCCGGTTTGGGTCTTTTGCTCTAATCGGCCTGCTTTTGCTGATAGCCCTTCTGCTTGGTTATCTGGTGGCCTCGCGATTGCCGGAGAGAAAACTCCCCGCCGGCCATGGAAGGGTTCAGGGACAAACCATGATATTACCCCATGGCCCAGGGCGGCTTGGCCCCGGCCCGGGCCCGGGGTAGGGATGGATGATATCATGGACAGAATACAGGATCTACTCAGGCAGATAAGGAAAAACCCCAACCGGCCCGACCTGCACAACAGCCTTGGGAGGCTGTATCTTCAGAAGGGCGACAGGGTTGCTGCCTCGAAACACTTTCTGTCCTCGGCCAAGCTCTTTGCGGACAGGAGAAGTCTGTCCCGTAATATCAATAAGGCCGTGGCATCCCTGAAGAAACTGATCCGCGATTTTCCGGAAAATCATGACTCGCATTATCTGCTGGCCGATCTTTACCTGGAAATGGAAGATACGGAATCGGCGGTCGGCGTATACCGTTCCCTTGCCGATATATACCAGCGGGACGGAAAACTTCTCATGGCGGTTTCGGTATACGACAAGATAACCAACTCTGATCCGGAAAATATCGATGAATGGATAAAGTTTGCGGACCTGAATAAAGAGGCGGGTATGCCTTTTCACGCCTCCCATTCCTATATGCGGGCCGCGTCCCTGAGCTCCGGTATGGGCAAATCGTCTGAGGAGTACGATCTTGCCCTGAGGGCACTGAAGGTTGATCCGGAGAACAATGCCGCACTTGAGTCGATAGGGCGCCTTATAAAAGAGAGCCATGGGAAAAAATATGATATGGAGGAGTTGTTTTCTCTGTCGAAGGAACTGGATAGAGATGGCCATTCGGAACAGGCCCTGACCATCATTTCCATGCTGGAGAGCGCTTCAGGGGAACAGCGGTTTGCCGTCATGGCCGCACAGATGTGTGAAAGGCTGGGAAAAGGCGGAAAGGCGGGGGCGGAAGCCGCTCCGCACAAAAAATCGTTTTCCGGTAAGTACTCCGGCATGAAGGTTCTCATTGTCGATGACGAACGGGAAATTATTCTTCTGCTCGAACAGATACTCAAGGAAGAGGGATTTCAGGTTCTGACGGCCAGGGATGGCCGGCAGGGGTACGATATCTTTATGAGTGAAAGACCTCATCTGGTGGTTTCAGACGCGATGTTGCCCAAGCTGCACGGATTTGAACTGTGCAGGAAAATAAAGGAGGAATCCGGCGAATCCACGAAGGTGATGATCCTCACGGCGGTGTACAAAAAGTACAAATACAAGGGCAAGATAGAGAAGGAATACGGCGTTGACGAGTATCTGGACAAACCTTTCCAGATCACGGAATTTCTCGACACCTTATATAAAATGGCCGAGGCGGTATATGACCGGCCGGCCCCTGAAAAGCCTGCCTTTGATGATGGGGCAAACCTCGCTAAAGGCCTTTTTTTTCTGATTGCAGGGGATGACAAGGACCTTCTTCCCGAGGTTGCGGCCTTTTGCGACCGGCAAGGCTGCACTTTCAAGGTCGTTCAGGACGCCAAATCCATGATCTCCTTCCTTGAGGAAACGGTGCCGGACATCCTGCTGCTTACCGATCAACTGCGTGATTTGGCTCCACCTGCGGCTTCCTGGCTCGTGGAAAAGGTGTTGGGAATCCAATCCACCACCAGGGTGCACATCACCGAAAGTCCCTCCCTCCATGGGTGGGATTCCGCCGACTTTCATCACACTGTCTCGGAGCCTGTTAATTCCGACACACTGAATACAATCGTCCGGATGCACAGGAATGCTCAGGCGCGTATCGCTCTGAAGGAGACAGAGAAAAAAATCAGGGCAGAGGGAAGACGTATGGAGGCCCTGATCAGAAGCAAGGTCGAGAGGGTATTAAAGAGCCAATATCAGCTGGAACACTACTACACCGGAAGAATCCAGAAGCTTGAGGATGAACTCGAGGCCATCAAGGCCGGGGGTAAAGGAAAGGATACAGGTGGGAACTGAGACGGTTCCGTCTCATGGCCGGCTGACTATGGGGGTCCTCTGGTCCGCCGCCGGAGCCCTGGATGTCGTGAGGGACAGGCTCAACGGCCTGTTCGGGTCCATCCGGGAGGAGTCCGGAACGGTACCATTCGATCGGTACACCCACTATTACGAATGGGAGATGGGCGCTGGAATAAGCAGGTGTTTCTGGGTCTTCACGGATCCTTTTCCCATGGGAGGTCTTCAGGAGGCCAAGTTGGCGACCAATCATCTGGAGCGGACCTGTTCCAGCGGAGGAAAGCGGTGGATTAACCTTGATCCAGGCCTGCTGACCCTGGATTCCCTGGTGCTGGCCACCACCAAGCCCTACTACCACCGGATCTACCTTTCGAAGGGTATTTACGCCGAACTGGCGCTTGTTTTTAAAGGGGGTAGGATGGAACCGTTGCCTTGGACATATCCTGATTACCGGGATGTTTGGGCGATGGAATTTTTCCTGGCCGCGAGACACTCCATGAAGCGAAGGATTGGGGAAACGACCAATGACAATCAAGCCCAATAGCCTGCGAAGCATGACCGGCTACGGCCGGGATGTGTACGACACCTCCAATGGCAGTGTAACGGTGGAAATCCGTTCCCTTAACCACCGTTTCCTGGACCTTTCGTTCAAGGCACCAAGGGAATATCTCTACCTGGACCCCGGTATCCGGCAGATGGTGCGAAAAAAGCTTTCACGCGGCAAGGTGGAAATTTTTGTCTCCATTAAGGGGGGTCTATCCGGCCTGACCGTGGATATTGAGCGGGCGAAGGAGATCGCAAGGTTCCTGGCGGACGTAGCGGAAATAGTCGATGACAGGGTTGGCCTGGAACATCTCCTTGCTTTTGGCGATATCATAAGGCCGGGTGATGACGGGGACCGGGAGAGTACTGCGGAGGCCATTGAAAATGCCGCAAGGGGTGCCCTTGACCAGCTTGTTTCCCATAGGGAGGAGGAAGGAAAGGCGCTTGTGGAGGATCTTGAGCCGAGAATATCCCTCATGCGGGAGATCATGGACCGGATAAATCCACTCGCCCGTTCCGTACCTGAGAGATCAAGGCGTCAGATCACGGAGTTCATGGAGGGCATCGAACTCAACGGTAGGATTGATCCCCAGAGGCTTGAGGCCGAAGTGGCCATTCTGGCTCAAAGGGTGGACGTTTCGGAGGAGTTGACCCGCCTTTCTACCCATCTGGACGCCATGACGGATACACTCCGTGCCGGAGGGGCCGTGGGGAGACGGCTGGATTTTATCATTCAGGAAATACAGCGCGAGATAAACACCATCGGTTCCAAGGCGGGGATAATGGGTGTGTCCTCCCTCATAGTTGATTTCAAATCGGAGTTGGAAAAAATCCGCGAGCAGATCCAGAACATAGAATAATGTTAAAGCATGGAGGTCTTACGGTGATAAGACGTTCCAGGGCCGGTTGCCGGCCATGAAGATTTACCCGGATGAAAACGGACGGGAGGGAAAAGGGATACTTTTCGTTATCTCCTCCCCGTCCGGCGGAGGTAAGTCCACCATTGCCAAACGGTTGATCGCCTCCTTGTCCGGGATCGTCCTTTCCATATCGCATACCACCAGGGAACCCAGGCAGGGGGAGGTTGACGGTTCAGATTATCATTTTGTATCTGTGGAAGAATTCGAACGTATCAGGAGAGAGGGAGGTTTTGTTGAGTGGGCTGAGGTCCATGGGAGATCCTACGGTACCGGCAGGAAGGAGATCGACCGGATAACCGGAGCGGGGAAGGATGCGCTTCTGGATATAGACGTGCAGGGGGGACAACAGATCCGGGAACGCTTCCCGGAAGCCATACTGGTTTTCGTTGTACCTCCGGAAAGGGACGAGCTTGAAAGGAGGCTCAGAAAAAGGGGGACCGAATCACCCGAACAGATAAACAGGCGCCTTGCCGCGGAGGTCGATGAGCTTGCCTTAATACCTTATTATGATTATGCTATTCGAAATGATAATCTGGAGGATGCGTTTCATGCCATGCGTTCTATCGTAACGGCCGAACGTTGCCGGGTATCCAGGCGTGCAACTAACGAAGTCTAACCACGGAGGTAGATAACAGCATGGATTTAAAAATCCTTGAAAATTCCCTTAAAAAGCACCCTAATCGATTCGAGTTGACAATGATGGCTGTTGCCAGAGCCAGGGAACTCATCGCCGGGGAAAAACCTTTGATTCAGATTGACAAAGACGAGAAACCGGTAATCGTGGCTCTTAAGGAACTGGCCGACGGCCTTCTTGTCCCGGCTACCATGGAGGAGATGGAGCGTATTCGTGAGGAGGCAAGAATCGGGAGAGAGAAAGCACGGAGGGAGGCCATGGAGGAGGCCGAGGCAGAGGGAGAAGGCGGAATGAACAGCCTGAACACAGCATCAGCCGACGGTTCTCAGGCTACCTGATCCCCACCCCTTTCAACCCGCTTCCCAAACTGTATCCCCGCCAGAATTACGGACGGGGATTTTTCACGCGTGTGGGGAATTCACAGAGACCAAGCAGATGATAAGGCTGGGCGACATACTTGATCGGGTCCAGAGCTACAACCCGAAAGCGGACCTGGAACTGATCAACAGGGCCTACGTTTTTTCGGCCAAGGCCCATGCGGGGCATGTCCGCCAATCGGGGGAGCCATATCTTATCCATCCCATCGAGGTTGCGGCGATTCTGACCGAGATGAAGATGGATGTAACCACTATCGTGGTGGGGCTGCTCCACGATACCGTCGAGGACACGGAGATTACCCCTGAAGACCTCAAGCGCCATTTTGGTGAGGAGGTCGCTTTTCTGGTTGAGGGCCTGACAAAGATCAGCCGGCTGGAATTCGCGACTACGCAGCATGCGCAGGCGGAAAACCTTCGGCGGATGATCATCTCAATGGCCAAGGACATTCGGGTCATCATGGTGAAGCTTGCAGACCGGCTCCACAACATGCGAACCCTTGAATACCTCAGTCCGGAAAAACAGGTGAAGATTGCCAGGGAGACCATGGATATCTACGCGCCCCTGGCGAATCGGCTCGGTATTTCCTGGATACAGGTGGACCTGGAGGACATCTCATTCCGATATCTCCATCCTGAGGCCTACAGGACCCTGAAGGCCAAGGTCCATGCCAGGCGCAAAGAGTATGAGGCGTACATCAGGAAAGCCATCAAGATCCTGAAAAAGGCCATTGCAGACCATAACATCGAAGGTGAGGTGACGGGGCGGACAAAACACCTGTACAGTGTCCATAGCAAGATGAAGGCCCAGGGCCTGACCTTCGAACAGATATACGATCTCATTGCCTTCAGGATACTCGTGAACACGGTCAGGGACTGTTACGGTGTTCTGGGGATCATTCATTCAATGTTCAAACCGATCCCGGGAAGATTCAAGGACTACATCGGTGTTCCGAAGTCGAATCGTTATCAATCCCTTCACACCACGGTCATCGGTCCCTTCGGCGAGCAGATGGAGGTTCAGATCCGCACCTGGGACATGCACCGGACAGCCGAGGACGGGATTGCCGCCCACTGGCGGTACAAGGCCGGCGAACAGTTCGTTCCGGACAGGGATATCAAACGATTTACCTGGTTTAAACATATCCTGGAGGAGTTGAGGGATCTGGAGGATCCCAGGGAACTGATGGAGACGGTGCGTACTGATCTGTTCCCTGACGAGGTGTATGTCTTTACCCCGAAGGGACAGGTCAAGGAATTTCCCCATGGCGCTACCCCCATCGACTTTGCCTACAGTATACATACCGACATTGGTCACCGGTGTGTCGGGGCCAAGGTCAACGGCCGTATTGTTCCCCTGAAGTACAAAATGAAGAACGGGGACATGGTCGAAATCACCACATCGAAAAATCACAAGCCGAGCAAGGACTGGCTGAAGATTGCAGTGACAAACAGTGCCAAGTCCAAGATCCGCAGTTTTATTAAAAAGGAGGAAAGGGAAAAGAGCCTGGGGATAGGGGAGGAACTGCTGGACCGCGAACTCAAGAAGATGGGCACAAGCCTCAAGAAGGTGCTCAAAACCGATGCGCTTGAAAAGGTCGCTTCAGCGTTCGGGTTTCACAGGGTACAGGACCTGATCGCCACGGTTGGGTTTGGAAAATATTCCCCAAGACAGATCCTCGGCAGACTATTCCCGGCGGAGCAAATCGACGGTATGCTCGGTCATGAAGAGGAGGTAAAGGCCAGGGTCAAACAGGCCAAGGACCGGGCGCAAAAAGACGGGATTGTGGTCGATGGAGTCGATGAACTTATGGTCCGATTCGCCAACTGCTGCAATCCCCTTCCCGGAGATGAGGTTGTGGGCATCATAACACGCGGCAGAGGGATATCCGTCCACACGGTGGATTGTCCCAATGTCGTTGCCGAAGGGTACGACCATGACCGGATGGTAAAGATCAATTGGGACACCAAGGCCAAGGTCCCGAGACTTGTCAGGATCAAGGTGTACTCGGAGGATAAAAGGGGAATTCTGGCTGAGATGACAGCCGTAATTTCCTCCAGGAATATCAATATTACCCACGCCGATATCAAAACAATGTCGGATTACAGGGCGGAGAACATCTTCGAGATCCAGGTGGAGGACCTGAGGCAGCTCCAGGGTCTCCTGAAAAGCCTCGAGGCCGTTAAAGGGGTCATTTCGGTGCAAAGGATCAAGGCCAAGTGAAGGGGTAAAACAGGTTCAACGTCTAACGGGATAAAGAACGTTCAATGTTCAACGGAATGAAGAAAGTCCAAAGTCCAAGGTTCAACGTTCAAGGTTCAACGTTCAATGTTCAACGGGGTAGAACAGGCGATGGGCTATAGGGTAAAACAAGTTCAACGTCTAACGGGATAAAGAACGTTCAACGTTCAATGTGGAAGCAAAGAGATGTCATTGCGCCTGTCCCATGGAATCTGTTCCTGCCTTCGCCCTATGGGCTATGGTGTGACAAGCGCAATGACCAAACCTTCCGTAACCCATGTCCTGACTGCACCTGGGCACGTTGAACCTTTGAACCTTTGAACTTTGAACCTTTGAACCTTTGAACCTTTGAACGTTGAACCGTTGAACCTTTGAACTTTTGATCTTTTGACCTTGAACCTTGAACCTGATTCTCTCAGGAGGAGCGTAATGAAAAGGAAGATAATCCAAACCAAGGATGCCCCGGCGGCCATCGGGCCCTACAGCCAGGGAACCGTGCTGGGAAACCTGGTATTTACCGCAGGCCAGATCCCCCTGGATCCGGAAAGCGGAAAGCTCGTGGAAGGGGACATTACCGAGCAGGCCGGGAGGGCCCTCGGGAATCTGAAGGCGGTTCTCAATGAGGCTGGAAGCGGTATCGAACGGGTTCTGAGGCTGGACGTATATATGACCGACCTGCGCCGGTTTTCAACCGTCAACGAATTCTTCCAAGGTGTTTTCCCGGAAAATCCTCCGGCGAGGGTGACGGTGGAGGTGGCAGGGCTTCCCATGGGAGCGGAGATCGAGATCGCGGCTATCGCCGCGATTTCAAGATAAATAATTAAAGAGCGTTCAACGTTCAACGTTCAAGGTTCAACGGGGTAGAGCAGGCTATAGGGTGAAGCACGTTCAACGTTCAAAGTTCAACAGGGGTAAAATCAGTCCAGAGTCGCGGAGTCCAGAGTCCAGAGTCCAGGGTCCAGAGGGGAAAAGCGGAAGCTGAAACTTATACGACCTGTCCGCCATAGCCCGTAGGGCGACCATGGGGAGCCGCAGCGAAAATTCTGATTTAACAGGGATGAAGGGGATTAAAGGGATGGTTCATCCGGTTAATGCGCACCTTATATTATTATTTTGCTGTCATTGCGAGGAGCATCGAGGCAGACGAGAGTGACGCGGCAATCCCGTGCGGAGCTGAAAAGCTTGTCACGGCATCCTCCGGCCGCTATGGGATCGCTTCGCATGGGTTACGGCTCGCGATGACGAATGGTGGGGTATGATCCACTCCACATCCAGGTACTCATTTCCCGGATGATTCAAAGGGATAAGGCAAACACCGGAAGCGGATAAAACCTTAAAACTTTGGGTTAAAGAGCAGCTTGCCGCGACAGGGCGCGTTATTTCACCACAGTGCAGCCGCTTAAAGGCTGCTCCACAGGGTTTAAAAGAGGTTAAGATAAGGTTTAAAACTACTGATCTTTGGTTTTACCCTGTGTAATAACCCTGCCTGTCCTGAGCAAGCGGAGTGCGTCGAAGGGTGGTGTGACCTGGGAGTGGTCACGCTGTGGTAAATGGGTTTTGGACGTTGAACCTTGAACGTTGAACCTTGAACGTTGAACCTTGAACGTTCTTCATTCCGTTGAACTTTGAACATTGAACGTTTTTTATCACGTTGAACGTTGGGTTCCAGGTACCTGTTTCCAGGTTGAAGGTGTCCTAAACGGCTTTCTCGAATTTGCCGGTACGTATGCAGCGGGTACAGACCATGGCCTTCCTGACTGCGCCGTTTTCCCTGATCCTCACCGACTGCAGGTTTGGAAGGTATCGTCTCTTTGTCTTGTTGTGTGCGTGGCTTACGTTGTTGCCAACCATAGGCCCCTTGCCGCAGATGTCGCATGTTCGTGCCATGATGCCCTCCGGGGTAAATTATTTAAATGAAAAAACTTGCGGTAAAAGATTTGGATTGCTAACATAATCCCCTCTAAA containing:
- a CDS encoding response regulator, with translation MAGLKILVIEDDQFFQQYVNDLLQGFDVELVNAMDGEEGLLLAQSVEPDLILTDIEIPKIQGFVLLNQLKEMPQTADVPVILMSGKVERDLLDKHSRLSVHADGYLLKPFSLAELHGAITRVMGTDALAAFKAPVDTPTERSLPEAPIPVQNPPLEGVGIQKRSKPLVLVVDDSTYVLTQAGDLLKNAGLDVDVATDGDAGLAKCLEVRPDIVLLDVQMPKRNGFAVCETLKKNPDTRTIPIILMSAVVDGDSFERHSKLKYHADAYLQKPFKRAELLDLVFGHLAMDAVPDGVQDKTAFVLQEEGEFADGQSVKEGRLAGRLAENERRLQEAIRSLESYRSREKALLEEIDNLRRDNDQLGEERKEELRQRDDRRRQLVERATLAARRAEEAVRGAEEIKNSNLKLKMDLEAALTAKAEIEEQAKAVVEGMKKSMGGESLGDDLARLGRENIELGSRLAEAEAGAAGLVKLQSDLEQVREENRELRESISSMSDRTELMEEIADFKEQLNLANTRVAAGNEERLGLQSTIDLLNIEKEKIREEGARTAEKIAETLRKEVDSLRMAAKEAEEMRALNGKLRAEAEKLRRSSAVLSESLEHEREKRSIAQKEAEFARKELEGAQEERKRAAALKRELEEKKDRLETLQAQSRILEKENRLFQERLQASVQSGGVPLQMGQAGGQEDLLSNRLNQLEQVLRRTVGDAQTALMDQKGKEKGLEEKINTLVNTLEAERVEHGKDREEWRSREIDLKKSMEDFFEERSRLMGEELSRLYPIPAARTQRPLEVVRPGRRFGSFALIGLLLLIALLLGYLVASRLPERKLPAGHGRVQGQTMILPHGPGRLGPGPGPG
- the gmk gene encoding guanylate kinase, whose translation is MKIYPDENGREGKGILFVISSPSGGGKSTIAKRLIASLSGIVLSISHTTREPRQGEVDGSDYHFVSVEEFERIRREGGFVEWAEVHGRSYGTGRKEIDRITGAGKDALLDIDVQGGQQIRERFPEAILVFVVPPERDELERRLRKRGTESPEQINRRLAAEVDELALIPYYDYAIRNDNLEDAFHAMRSIVTAERCRVSRRATNEV
- a CDS encoding chemotaxis protein CheD, with the translated sequence MNEKKLPRQGWVRLMDSVAVGISEYAIEKAPAKIITYGLGSCLAITLYSNKDLIGSMAHVMLPVAFGGNDVLVPGKYADTAVLAMLKGMNGMGVNPQDLVAKLAGGAEMFPGGITRRIGARNALSARKTLGFYGIKILSEDAGGNLGRSVEFFLDSGDLLVRTLKGAVVRI
- a CDS encoding response regulator, with product MDRIQDLLRQIRKNPNRPDLHNSLGRLYLQKGDRVAASKHFLSSAKLFADRRSLSRNINKAVASLKKLIRDFPENHDSHYLLADLYLEMEDTESAVGVYRSLADIYQRDGKLLMAVSVYDKITNSDPENIDEWIKFADLNKEAGMPFHASHSYMRAASLSSGMGKSSEEYDLALRALKVDPENNAALESIGRLIKESHGKKYDMEELFSLSKELDRDGHSEQALTIISMLESASGEQRFAVMAAQMCERLGKGGKAGAEAAPHKKSFSGKYSGMKVLIVDDEREIILLLEQILKEEGFQVLTARDGRQGYDIFMSERPHLVVSDAMLPKLHGFELCRKIKEESGESTKVMILTAVYKKYKYKGKIEKEYGVDEYLDKPFQITEFLDTLYKMAEAVYDRPAPEKPAFDDGANLAKGLFFLIAGDDKDLLPEVAAFCDRQGCTFKVVQDAKSMISFLEETVPDILLLTDQLRDLAPPAASWLVEKVLGIQSTTRVHITESPSLHGWDSADFHHTVSEPVNSDTLNTIVRMHRNAQARIALKETEKKIRAEGRRMEALIRSKVERVLKSQYQLEHYYTGRIQKLEDELEAIKAGGKGKDTGGN
- a CDS encoding YicC family protein; translated protein: MTIKPNSLRSMTGYGRDVYDTSNGSVTVEIRSLNHRFLDLSFKAPREYLYLDPGIRQMVRKKLSRGKVEIFVSIKGGLSGLTVDIERAKEIARFLADVAEIVDDRVGLEHLLAFGDIIRPGDDGDRESTAEAIENAARGALDQLVSHREEEGKALVEDLEPRISLMREIMDRINPLARSVPERSRRQITEFMEGIELNGRIDPQRLEAEVAILAQRVDVSEELTRLSTHLDAMTDTLRAGGAVGRRLDFIIQEIQREINTIGSKAGIMGVSSLIVDFKSELEKIREQIQNIE
- a CDS encoding DUF4416 family protein, with the protein product MGTETVPSHGRLTMGVLWSAAGALDVVRDRLNGLFGSIREESGTVPFDRYTHYYEWEMGAGISRCFWVFTDPFPMGGLQEAKLATNHLERTCSSGGKRWINLDPGLLTLDSLVLATTKPYYHRIYLSKGIYAELALVFKGGRMEPLPWTYPDYRDVWAMEFFLAARHSMKRRIGETTNDNQAQ